A single Candoia aspera isolate rCanAsp1 chromosome 9, rCanAsp1.hap2, whole genome shotgun sequence DNA region contains:
- the HSPB2 gene encoding heat shock protein beta-2 — protein sequence MARQHSIPHAYPTSAEYEFANPSKIYDQNFGEGISPGDILAPTLYHGYYIRPRINKQLERGISEVTLNEHKFQVFLDVCHFTPDEIAVRTVDNLLEVTAQHPQKVDRHGFISREFTRTYVLPLDVDPLLVKATVTHDGILSVEVQRTGKEVKAKVNEVTVTHQGKEDIQGEGGRSGETLDP from the exons ATGGCTCGGCAGCACAGCATCCCACACGCCTACCCCACGAGTGCAGAATATGAGTTTGCCAACCCCAGCAAGATTTACGACCAGAAttttggggaag GCATTTCCCCCGGCGATATTCTGGCTCCAACCTTGTATCACGGTTACTATATCAGGCCTCGGATTAACAAACAGTTGGAACGAGGGATTTCAGAGGTCACCCTCAACGAACACAAATTCCAAGTgttccttgatgtctgccatttCACCCCCGACGAAATCGCTGTCCGCACCGTGGACAACCTCCTGGAGGTGACAGCACAGCATCCTCAGAAGGTCGACCGGCATGGATTCATCTCCCGTGAATTCACCCGGACATACGTCCTCCCCTTGGATGTCGATCCCTTGCTGGTCAAAGCCACTGTGACCCACGATGGCATCCTGAGCGTTGAAGTCCAGCGAACAGGGAaggaagtgaaggccaaagtcaACGAGGTGACAGTAACGCACCAAGGAAAGGAGGACATTCAGGGGGAAGGAGGACGTTCAGGGGAGACACTGGATCCCTAA
- the CFAP68 gene encoding cilia- and flagella-associated protein 68: MGRWASSAMSLSCFFNPHHGCLLRANGHGEIWTDWNSTSKFFQYGWRCTTSEDSYANKTLLGNWNEERYDVQKRKELKPLPSQYAHYFESTYVSDYSKEMPRSLRRIVRGPHWFPGHQPELDPPPIKPTARSCYMIDYQLPHSRAACPLADGKPKEAEGTQLKQ; this comes from the exons ATGGGGCGCTGGGCGTCTTCG GCCATGTCCTTGTCTTGCTTCTTTAACCCTCATCATGGCTGTTTACTCCGCGCAAACGGCCATGGGGAAATATGGACGGACTGGAACAGCACATCGAAGTTCTTCCAGTATGGGTGGAGGTGCACCACCAGCGAAGACTCCTATGCCAACAAAACTCTCTTGGGGAACTGGAACGAGGAGCGTTACGATGTCCAGAAAAGGAAGGAACTCAAACCTCTCCCTTCCCAG TACGCTCACTACTTCGAGTCCACCTACGTGTCAGACTATTCCAAGGAAATGCCTCGCAGCTTAAGAA GGATCGTGCGAGGGCCTCACTGGTTTCCTGGACACCAGCCAGAGCTGGATCCGCCTCCGATCAAGCCCACCGCCCGGTCGTGCTACATGATCGACTACCAGCTTCCGCACAGCAGAGCGGCCTGCCCTTTGGCCGACGGGAAGCCCAAGGAAGCGGAGGGGACCCAGCTGAAGCAGTAG
- the CRYAB gene encoding alpha-crystallin B chain has product MVREGSARAVPGTREHIKPGHLACRHALPPAVTFGEMDVTIHHPFFRRRLFPSLSPSRIFSQHFGEPVMESELFAGALPFNSYFLRPYTFRSAGWLDSGLPEMHLDNHKFSVNLDVKHFSPEELTVKVCGDVIEVQGKHKERQDDHGFVAREFNRKYRIPADVDPLTITSSLSSDGVLSVNGPRQPKEAPEHCIPVTREEKSALLPGPRK; this is encoded by the exons ATGGTTCGAGAGGGTTCAGCCAGGGCAGTGCCTGGCACCAGGGAACATATAAAGCCCGGGCACTTGGCTTGCCGGCATGCACTGCCACCCGCCGTTACCTTCGGGGAGATGGATGTCACCATTCACCACCCCTTCTTCCGCAGACGGCTGTTCcccagcctgtcgcccagccgCATCTTCAGCCAACATTTTGGGGAGCCCGTCATGGAATCCGAACTTTTCGCTGGCGCCTTGCCTTTCAACTCCTACTTTTTGAGGCCTTACACCTTCAGGAGCGCTGGCTGGCTGGACAGCGGACTCCCAGAG ATGCACCTGGACAACCACAAGTTTTCCGTGAACCTGGACGTGAAGCATTTCTCTCCTGAGGAGCTGACGGTCAAGGTCTGTGGAGACGTGATCGAAGTCCAGGGGAAGCACAAGGAACGCCAG GATGACCATGGCTTCGTTGCCCGCGAGTTCAACAGGAAGTACAGAATCCCTGCCGATGTGGACCCCCTCACCAtcacctcctccctctcctcGGATGGCGTCCTGTCAGTGAACGGACCAAGGCAACCCAAGGAAGCGCCGGAGCACTGCATCCCTGTCACAAGGGAAGAAAAATCTGCCCTTCTCCCAGGACCAAGGAAATAG